One window of the Calditrichota bacterium genome contains the following:
- the ruvA gene encoding Holliday junction branch migration protein RuvA gives MISFLEGRIVQKFPTKIIMNVNGVGYEVNISLNTYEQLPRDRETIQILTYLHVREDSMQLYGFASADERDLFLKLIGISGVGPRLAQGMLSGTTPQDFKTAVLTNDLGRLTAIPGVGRKTAQRLVLDLKDKFQSDKLQDLAEPTPQETMSEEAVLALVSLGYKQGIAQKAVREVLHRKPELGTLEEIIKFSLAQVQKMS, from the coding sequence ATGATCAGCTTTTTGGAAGGCCGGATCGTTCAAAAATTTCCAACAAAGATCATCATGAATGTGAATGGGGTTGGGTACGAGGTGAACATTTCCCTGAATACCTACGAGCAGCTCCCGCGAGACCGCGAAACCATTCAAATTTTAACCTATCTGCACGTTCGGGAAGATTCCATGCAACTTTACGGATTTGCTTCAGCCGACGAACGCGACCTTTTCCTGAAATTAATTGGGATCTCCGGCGTGGGGCCGCGGCTGGCTCAGGGAATGCTTTCGGGAACAACCCCTCAGGATTTTAAAACGGCCGTTCTGACCAATGACCTGGGCAGGCTGACGGCGATTCCCGGCGTGGGCCGGAAAACGGCTCAACGGCTTGTTCTGGATTTAAAGGACAAATTCCAGTCCGATAAATTGCAGGATTTGGCTGAACCTACCCCGCAAGAGACGATGTCGGAGGAAGCGGTTCTGGCCCTGGTTTCTTTGGGCTACAAACAGGGGATTGCGCAAAAGGCCGTTCGGGAGGTGCTGCACCGGAAGCCCGAACTGGGAACCCTGGAGGAAATCATTAAATTTTCGCTGGCACAGGTGCAAAAAATGTCGTAA